From Echinicola soli, a single genomic window includes:
- a CDS encoding lycopene cyclase domain-containing protein: MEHYLYLTLNIGTILFPLLWSFERKVSYYKKWKYLFPAMIITATVFLVWDHWFTEMEVWGFNDRYLTGIRLGNLPLEEYLFFVTVPFSCIFIYEVLLYYMPHDPLSHYVKPITLGFIVLLTILAGVNWDKWYTSVNFSFVSMVLAVHYFMFRSNLLGRFYVFYLIHLIPLLLVNGVLTGGFTPEPVVYYDNTENLGIRVFTIPIEDFIYSMGLMLMNVSLYEFFRQRKTIVASIG; this comes from the coding sequence ATGGAGCACTATTTGTATTTAACTTTAAATATTGGCACGATACTTTTTCCGTTGCTTTGGTCATTTGAGCGGAAGGTTTCCTATTACAAAAAATGGAAATATCTCTTCCCTGCGATGATCATTACTGCGACGGTTTTTTTGGTTTGGGACCATTGGTTTACCGAGATGGAAGTTTGGGGGTTTAATGACCGCTATCTGACGGGAATCCGTTTAGGGAACTTACCACTGGAGGAATACTTGTTTTTCGTGACCGTGCCATTTTCCTGCATTTTTATTTATGAAGTACTGCTGTATTATATGCCCCATGATCCTTTGTCACACTATGTCAAGCCCATTACTTTAGGATTTATCGTGCTGCTTACGATACTGGCAGGAGTAAATTGGGACAAGTGGTACACTTCTGTTAACTTTTCCTTTGTGTCCATGGTTTTGGCTGTCCATTATTTTATGTTTCGTTCCAATCTTTTGGGGCGATTTTATGTGTTTTATTTAATTCACCTGATCCCTTTATTATTGGTAAATGGTGTGCTGACCGGTGGGTTTACGCCTGAACCGGTGGTCTATTATGACAATACGGAAAACTTGGGAATCCGTGTTTTCACGATTCCCATTGAAGATTTTATTTATTCGATGGGCTTAATGCTGATGAATGTCTCGCTCTACGAATTTTTCCGCCAGCGGAAAACAATAGTAGCTTCAATTGGTTAG